A genome region from Hymenobacter tibetensis includes the following:
- a CDS encoding dicarboxylate/amino acid:cation symporter, whose product MKRLFSNLTVQVLTAIALGVAVGALFPAFGAALKPVADTFISLIKMLITPIIFLTVVLGIAGMGSMKKVGRVGGKALLYFEIVTTLALGIGIVVANLTQPGAGVQETAQAVMQDSKKAEEAAKFTSQAGEMNWVEFFTHIVPDNVVGAFAKGDILQVLLFSVLFGLALNRMGEYAQPLVKTFDRLSHAMFGVLAMVMKLAPIGAFGGMAFTIGKYGIATLLPLGKLMLVVYATMFLFIFVVLNLILRYYKLRLGPYLRFIKEEILLVLGTSSSESALPRMIDKMERYGCSRSVAGLVIPTGYSFNLDGTSIYLSIAVIFLAQAFNIPLSLTQQLTLIAILIVTSKGAAGVTGSGFIVLASTLAATKVIPVESVALLLGVDRFMSEARAITNVIGNGVATLVVAKSEGEFDEARHQLALQGRSVPEEQTPEPAALLPRVEVPV is encoded by the coding sequence ATGAAACGACTGTTTTCCAACCTCACTGTACAGGTTCTTACGGCCATTGCCCTAGGCGTTGCGGTGGGCGCTCTGTTCCCCGCGTTTGGTGCCGCCCTCAAGCCAGTGGCCGACACGTTTATCAGTCTGATCAAGATGCTGATTACGCCCATTATTTTCCTGACGGTGGTGCTCGGCATAGCGGGAATGGGCAGCATGAAAAAGGTGGGCCGCGTTGGGGGGAAGGCGTTGCTGTACTTTGAAATCGTAACTACGCTGGCCTTGGGCATCGGCATTGTGGTGGCCAACCTCACCCAGCCCGGTGCGGGAGTGCAGGAAACGGCGCAAGCGGTGATGCAAGACAGCAAAAAAGCCGAAGAGGCTGCTAAGTTCACCTCGCAGGCTGGCGAAATGAACTGGGTGGAATTCTTCACCCACATCGTGCCCGACAACGTGGTGGGCGCCTTTGCCAAGGGCGACATTCTGCAAGTGTTGCTATTCTCGGTGCTGTTTGGTCTGGCCCTCAACCGCATGGGCGAGTACGCGCAGCCGTTGGTTAAAACCTTCGACCGGTTGTCGCATGCCATGTTTGGGGTGCTGGCCATGGTGATGAAGCTGGCGCCTATCGGGGCGTTCGGAGGCATGGCCTTCACCATTGGCAAATACGGCATTGCCACGCTGCTGCCGCTGGGCAAGCTGATGCTGGTGGTGTACGCCACCATGTTCCTGTTCATTTTCGTGGTCCTCAACCTGATACTGCGCTATTACAAGCTGCGGTTGGGGCCGTACCTGCGCTTCATCAAAGAAGAGATTCTGCTCGTGCTTGGTACGTCGTCGTCGGAGTCGGCGCTGCCACGCATGATTGATAAGATGGAACGTTACGGCTGCTCGCGTTCCGTGGCCGGGCTGGTTATCCCAACCGGGTACTCGTTCAACTTGGATGGCACCTCCATCTACCTGTCGATTGCCGTGATATTCTTGGCGCAGGCCTTCAATATCCCGCTTTCACTCACCCAGCAGCTCACCCTCATTGCTATTCTGATAGTAACCAGCAAAGGAGCTGCCGGCGTGACGGGCTCAGGCTTCATCGTGCTGGCTTCCACGCTAGCAGCTACCAAGGTGATACCCGTCGAAAGCGTAGCGCTACTGCTCGGCGTAGACCGGTTTATGAGTGAGGCACGGGCTATTACCAACGTCATCGGCAACGGGGTTGCGACGCTGGTAGTGGCCAAGAGTGAAGGCGAATTCGACGAAGCTCGTCACCAGTTGGCCTTGCAGGGGCGCTCCGTGCCCGAGGAGCAAACGCCTGAGCCTGCTGCGCTGCTGCCGCGCGTAGAAGTGCCAGTGTAG
- a CDS encoding MFS transporter translates to MTSLTAHPASALSPNLGADGTVEKVSRRRLKAIFSGSVGNLVEWYDWYVFSSFSLYFSASFFPSDDTTAQLLQTAGIFALGFLMRPIGGWMFGRIADKVGRKQSMTLSVLLMSLGSLLIALTPTYQTVGIVAPVMLLTARLLQGLSVGGEYGVSATYFSEMAAPHRRGFYSSALYFTLISAQLLALGIQLVLQNVLLTEAQLLSWGWRIPFVLGAVFSLVALYLRQNLTETEVFVTQQRLPEEQRGSLRQLRRHPRAILLVVGLTMGGTLAFYTFTTYMLKFLVNTAHMPKAAATNTCFLSLIFFAALQPLFGSLSDRIGRRPLLLGFGVLGALGTVPLLTALSTTTNPWVALALLAVALTIVSGYSAINAVVKAELFPVEIRALGIGLPHALTVAVFGGTAEYIALWCKGAGHESYFYWYIAGCIAVSLLLFLALPETRTASCLDEEQAG, encoded by the coding sequence GTGACCTCACTTACTGCTCATCCGGCTTCTGCTCTGTCTCCGAACTTGGGGGCCGATGGCACAGTGGAGAAAGTTTCGCGCCGACGCCTTAAAGCCATATTTAGCGGCTCGGTAGGCAACCTGGTGGAGTGGTACGACTGGTACGTTTTCTCTTCGTTTTCCCTGTACTTCTCGGCTTCGTTTTTTCCCTCCGACGATACCACCGCGCAACTGCTCCAAACGGCGGGCATCTTCGCCCTCGGCTTTCTAATGCGGCCCATCGGCGGCTGGATGTTCGGGCGCATTGCCGACAAAGTGGGGCGCAAGCAGTCCATGACCTTGTCGGTGCTGCTGATGTCGTTGGGCTCCCTGCTGATTGCCCTCACGCCCACCTACCAGACCGTGGGCATCGTGGCCCCCGTGATGCTGCTTACGGCTCGGTTGCTTCAGGGCCTGAGCGTGGGAGGGGAGTACGGTGTGTCGGCCACGTACTTCAGCGAAATGGCGGCTCCGCACCGCCGGGGCTTCTATTCCAGCGCCCTGTACTTCACCCTGATTAGCGCCCAGCTATTAGCGTTGGGTATTCAGTTGGTGCTGCAGAATGTGCTCCTGACTGAGGCACAACTACTCAGCTGGGGCTGGCGCATTCCGTTTGTGCTGGGTGCTGTTTTCTCCCTAGTGGCCTTGTACCTGCGCCAGAACCTGACCGAAACCGAGGTATTTGTCACGCAGCAGCGTTTGCCCGAAGAGCAGCGGGGTAGTCTGCGGCAGCTACGCCGGCACCCGCGGGCCATCTTGCTGGTGGTAGGGCTGACGATGGGCGGCACGCTGGCTTTCTACACCTTCACTACATACATGCTGAAGTTCTTGGTGAACACGGCGCACATGCCGAAAGCGGCGGCCACCAACACCTGCTTTCTGTCCCTGATTTTCTTTGCTGCGTTACAACCCTTGTTCGGCAGTTTGTCGGACCGCATTGGCCGCCGGCCTTTATTGCTCGGGTTCGGCGTGCTGGGTGCGCTCGGTACCGTACCGCTCCTCACGGCCCTGAGTACTACCACCAACCCGTGGGTGGCGCTGGCCTTGCTGGCTGTGGCTCTCACCATTGTTAGTGGCTACAGTGCCATCAATGCCGTAGTGAAAGCGGAACTATTTCCGGTGGAAATTCGGGCGCTAGGCATTGGATTGCCCCACGCGCTGACGGTGGCGGTGTTCGGGGGCACGGCCGAATACATTGCCCTATGGTGTAAAGGCGCCGGACACGAATCGTACTTCTACTGGTATATCGCCGGCTGTATTGCTGTTTCCTTGCTGCTCTTTCTGGCCCTGCCCGAAACACGCACTGCTTCCTGCCTCGACGAAGAGCAAGCGGGCTAG
- a CDS encoding sensor histidine kinase has protein sequence MKLNHRYTLAYAVISLFVLSIGFAIVYAALSRSVTQTTIGKLRHLNSVVTAQLRSGRDYSRHPARTHVRIRVGAPTDTLRHPSLVEVRDEWDATLQSMVRTVRLTTYPVVAGKHYHVTSKAVVVEPSDEYLTGIVLVFAWTFVFLLALVVILSEVISWRILKPFNAILQGIQRFQLNQKTTMALQPSRTTEFNALNEFLLKMTSRAQSDYQGLKEFSENASHELQTPIASMKAKIELLMDSDLTEKQLLMLTAMHDELERLAKINHSLTLLAKLENFESHPAARTDLSLLVPATEAAFADLAEMKNLRTTLHITPGVVVALDESLAQLLLNNLFSNAIRHNLPGGEILVELTATELHLQNTGYAPTVPVEELFGRFKKGNAALDSIGIGLAIVRRISELYGHRIDYTYAEGWHRIRVVFA, from the coding sequence GTGAAGCTCAACCACCGCTACACCCTGGCCTACGCGGTTATCAGCTTGTTTGTGCTGTCTATCGGCTTTGCTATTGTGTACGCGGCCTTGTCGCGCAGTGTCACGCAAACCACTATTGGCAAGCTGCGCCACCTCAATTCCGTAGTGACAGCCCAACTGCGTAGCGGCCGCGACTATTCTCGCCACCCGGCTCGCACGCATGTACGCATCCGGGTAGGTGCTCCCACCGACACGCTACGGCATCCGTCGCTGGTGGAAGTGCGCGACGAATGGGACGCTACGTTGCAGTCTATGGTGCGTACGGTGCGCCTGACCACCTACCCCGTGGTGGCCGGCAAGCACTACCACGTGACTAGCAAGGCCGTGGTGGTGGAACCCAGCGACGAGTACTTAACCGGTATTGTGCTGGTATTCGCCTGGACGTTCGTGTTTTTGTTGGCGTTGGTAGTGATTCTGAGCGAGGTGATTTCTTGGCGCATACTCAAGCCGTTTAATGCTATTCTGCAAGGAATCCAGCGTTTCCAACTCAACCAGAAAACCACGATGGCGCTGCAGCCCAGCCGTACCACCGAGTTCAATGCCCTCAACGAGTTTCTGCTGAAGATGACCAGCCGGGCCCAGAGCGACTACCAAGGCCTTAAGGAATTCTCGGAAAACGCCTCTCATGAGCTACAAACACCAATTGCCAGCATGAAGGCCAAAATCGAGCTGCTCATGGATTCCGACTTGACGGAAAAGCAGTTGCTGATGCTCACGGCCATGCACGACGAATTGGAGCGCTTAGCCAAAATCAACCATTCGCTCACCCTGCTGGCCAAGCTAGAGAATTTCGAGTCGCACCCGGCGGCCCGCACGGATCTGAGTTTGCTGGTACCTGCCACGGAAGCTGCTTTTGCCGACTTGGCTGAGATGAAAAACCTGCGCACCACATTGCATATCACGCCGGGTGTGGTGGTGGCGCTGGATGAGTCGCTGGCCCAATTGCTGCTCAACAATCTGTTCAGCAATGCCATTCGGCACAACCTACCCGGCGGTGAAATCCTGGTTGAGCTGACTGCTACCGAACTGCACCTGCAAAACACCGGCTACGCACCTACTGTGCCGGTGGAAGAGCTGTTCGGCCGTTTCAAAAAGGGCAATGCGGCCTTGGATTCCATTGGCATTGGCTTGGCCATCGTCAGGCGAATCAGTGAGCTGTACGGCCATCGTATCGACTACACTTATGCTGAGGGCTGGCACCGCATTCGGGTGGTATTTGCATAA
- a CDS encoding response regulator transcription factor, translating to MKILLVEDHAELAQSIVTYLTQEHYLCEVATTFDEAREKLILFTYDCVLLDIMLPDGNGINLLKLLRKDGVESSVIIISAQNALDFKLTGLSEGADDYIIKPFPLPELHARIKAIMRRRSPHKNNVLTFEDLTADLDSMECRVKGKLLNLTRKEINLLLYFINNKGRMLTRQAIAAHLWGDYTDNLDSVDFVYQHVKNLRKKITDAGGKDYISTVYGLGYKLNAAT from the coding sequence ATGAAAATCCTGCTGGTCGAAGACCACGCCGAACTGGCTCAAAGCATCGTTACCTATCTTACCCAGGAGCACTACCTGTGTGAGGTAGCCACGACCTTTGATGAAGCTCGGGAAAAGCTGATTCTGTTCACCTACGACTGCGTGCTGCTCGACATCATGCTGCCCGATGGCAACGGCATCAACCTACTCAAGCTGTTGCGCAAGGATGGGGTAGAAAGCAGCGTCATCATTATTTCAGCGCAAAACGCGCTGGATTTCAAGCTGACGGGGTTGAGCGAAGGAGCCGACGACTACATCATCAAGCCTTTCCCGCTGCCTGAGTTGCACGCTCGTATCAAGGCCATCATGCGCCGCCGCAGCCCCCACAAAAACAACGTCCTGACTTTCGAGGACCTCACGGCCGATTTGGACTCGATGGAATGCCGCGTGAAAGGCAAGCTGCTCAACCTCACGCGCAAGGAAATTAATTTGCTGCTGTACTTCATCAACAACAAAGGCCGCATGCTCACCCGCCAGGCTATTGCTGCGCACCTCTGGGGCGACTACACCGACAACCTCGACAGCGTGGACTTTGTGTACCAGCACGTGAAAAACCTGCGCAAGAAAATCACCGATGCGGGCGGCAAAGACTACATCAGTACGGTGTATGGGCTGGGCTACAAGCTTAACGCGGCCACCTAG
- a CDS encoding RagB/SusD family nutrient uptake outer membrane protein: MKINRIATLLAFSASVLTMAGCKDTLDKIDLASANEELVFQNAELAFLNLSFIYDQNLPGWFGVTGIGLGNENSSRLSEEAQADLKYLQGTIVQNDVTDIGVAINKDNNYGRIRTINTFIRGLERSPIPTQPRNQLKGEALFFRAFRYFDLVRIYGGVPLVLTPLQAVGEEARNEAYVPRNSTTECFNQIVADLDSAIAYLPGRWSGNNNWGRITSGAAAAFKARALLYAASPQFNRSDDATKWQRAFAASQQARTILTANNFRLHASFERLWFDEVGNPEAVLVTGYNNGPGTGTSKNNTYDNGTRPAYTGTGGGSNRPTWDLVKAFPMLDGKKPGESTKYPYNLQLFYKNRDPRFGRTIAYNGANWPLNGNANYKIWTYLRGTTSVEPSGATNTGFYLRKAIDPALGINDARYSGNDWIEIRYAEVLLNLAESACGVGNIAEAYTQLKAIRARAGIEAGSDGNYGLQAGMSRAQMFDAILYERQIELAFEGKRFWDLRRWLKMETLNGKRREGLIITLKTTGVPADFATNRDNLDLDFVYTNYFTLTTANGTPTVRVLDSPASFPKGIDWQSKYYFFALPQQSIDNNPQLIQNNTWGGAFDPLQ; this comes from the coding sequence ATGAAAATCAACCGCATAGCCACCCTACTCGCTTTCTCGGCCTCCGTGCTGACCATGGCGGGCTGCAAAGACACCCTCGACAAAATCGACCTTGCTTCCGCCAACGAGGAATTGGTTTTCCAGAACGCAGAGCTGGCCTTTCTCAACCTTAGCTTCATCTACGACCAAAACCTACCCGGCTGGTTTGGTGTGACCGGCATTGGTTTGGGCAATGAAAATTCCAGCCGCTTGTCAGAAGAAGCACAGGCAGATCTGAAGTACTTACAGGGGACGATTGTGCAAAACGACGTCACGGATATTGGTGTCGCAATAAACAAAGACAACAACTACGGCCGAATTCGCACAATCAATACGTTCATTCGGGGCCTCGAACGGTCGCCGATTCCAACCCAGCCACGTAACCAGCTCAAAGGCGAAGCCCTTTTCTTCCGCGCGTTCCGCTACTTCGACCTAGTACGGATCTACGGTGGGGTGCCGCTGGTGCTCACGCCGCTACAGGCCGTGGGTGAAGAGGCTCGCAACGAGGCGTACGTGCCGCGCAATTCCACCACCGAGTGCTTCAACCAAATTGTTGCTGACCTGGATTCGGCTATTGCGTACCTGCCCGGCCGGTGGAGCGGCAACAACAACTGGGGCCGCATCACAAGCGGAGCCGCCGCCGCCTTCAAGGCGCGGGCACTGCTCTACGCTGCCAGCCCCCAGTTCAACCGTTCCGATGATGCCACCAAGTGGCAGCGGGCCTTCGCGGCCAGCCAGCAAGCTCGCACCATTCTAACTGCCAACAATTTCCGACTCCACGCGTCCTTTGAAAGATTGTGGTTTGACGAGGTAGGCAACCCAGAGGCAGTACTGGTAACGGGTTACAATAATGGTCCGGGCACGGGAACTAGCAAGAACAACACGTATGACAACGGCACCCGGCCAGCCTACACTGGCACCGGCGGCGGCTCGAACCGCCCCACCTGGGACCTTGTGAAAGCCTTCCCCATGCTCGATGGCAAGAAGCCGGGCGAATCGACCAAGTACCCCTACAACTTGCAGTTGTTTTATAAAAACCGCGACCCCCGGTTCGGTAGAACCATTGCCTATAACGGGGCAAACTGGCCGCTGAATGGCAATGCCAACTACAAGATCTGGACCTATCTCCGGGGCACTACCAGCGTAGAGCCATCTGGCGCTACCAACACCGGTTTCTACCTGCGCAAAGCCATTGATCCAGCCTTGGGCATCAACGATGCGCGGTACTCCGGCAACGACTGGATCGAGATTCGCTATGCCGAAGTACTGCTGAACTTGGCCGAAAGCGCCTGTGGCGTAGGCAACATTGCCGAGGCCTACACGCAGCTCAAAGCCATTCGGGCACGGGCAGGCATTGAAGCAGGTAGCGACGGTAATTATGGCCTGCAAGCCGGCATGAGCCGGGCGCAAATGTTTGATGCCATCCTATACGAGCGGCAGATTGAACTGGCCTTCGAAGGCAAGCGGTTCTGGGATTTGCGGCGCTGGCTCAAGATGGAAACTCTCAACGGCAAGCGCCGCGAAGGCCTGATCATCACCTTGAAGACCACCGGTGTACCTGCTGATTTCGCCACCAACCGCGACAATCTGGACCTCGACTTTGTGTACACCAACTATTTCACTTTAACGACTGCCAATGGCACTCCTACTGTTAGAGTACTAGATTCGCCAGCGAGCTTCCCCAAGGGTATCGACTGGCAATCCAAATATTACTTCTTCGCGCTGCCTCAGCAATCCATCGACAACAACCCGCAATTGATCCAGAACAATACCTGGGGCGGGGCCTTCGACCCGCTGCAGTAA
- a CDS encoding glycosyltransferase — MIAQPVGVSFLVCTYNGAARIAETLACLAHQVTSTPIAWEVIVVDNASTDGTSEVAKRSWEQVGAPASLRVFSEPRPGKNFAVEVAFSKAQYLYACIVDDDNRLNPDYLQIGFDQMQANPAIGMLGGRNSATFEGNPPSWFNAFQHCYAVGEQIDYVGGAFQPLREGNAGRNVLWGAGMFVRTDLWHKLEEVGFASLFSGRQGTKNLTAGEDDELCYVAQLLGYEVWYSSHLYLQHHMTAGRLTPAYRDKLFYASVWSAGRLGAYRNALWGRVKSKDTLTINLIKDFIYMSLGFLKHVLSIKYIKALFNGDKLYIKYGWHQLLTLYDFVRNFSRIKEYYKSVLDLKYKIQGTAVVH, encoded by the coding sequence CCCATTGCGTGGGAAGTTATAGTAGTGGACAATGCCAGCACTGATGGCACGAGTGAGGTAGCGAAACGCAGCTGGGAACAAGTGGGAGCACCCGCATCGTTGCGAGTTTTTTCGGAGCCTCGGCCCGGTAAGAATTTTGCCGTCGAGGTGGCCTTCAGCAAGGCGCAGTACTTGTATGCGTGCATCGTAGACGACGACAACCGTCTTAACCCCGATTATCTTCAGATAGGATTCGACCAGATGCAGGCAAACCCTGCCATTGGGATGCTAGGCGGGAGAAACAGTGCAACGTTTGAAGGTAATCCACCAAGCTGGTTCAACGCGTTCCAGCATTGCTATGCCGTAGGGGAGCAGATCGACTACGTGGGCGGGGCTTTTCAGCCACTTAGGGAAGGTAACGCAGGGCGCAATGTGCTTTGGGGTGCAGGTATGTTTGTAAGAACAGACCTATGGCATAAACTAGAAGAAGTTGGCTTTGCCAGCCTTTTCAGTGGCCGACAGGGTACCAAGAACTTAACAGCGGGTGAGGATGACGAGCTGTGCTACGTGGCGCAGCTGCTAGGCTATGAGGTTTGGTACTCCTCGCACCTGTATCTGCAACACCATATGACTGCTGGTCGATTGACACCCGCTTACCGGGACAAGCTGTTCTACGCTTCTGTTTGGTCGGCTGGGCGTTTGGGGGCATATCGAAACGCTTTGTGGGGACGAGTTAAATCCAAGGACACGCTGACAATAAATCTGATAAAGGATTTCATTTATATGAGCCTAGGGTTTTTAAAGCACGTACTATCAATAAAATATATAAAAGCGTTGTTCAACGGGGATAAACTGTATATAAAATACGGGTGGCACCAGTTGTTAACGCTCTATGATTTCGTTCGAAATTTCAGCCGCATTAAAGAGTATTACAAATCAGTGCTAGATTTAAAATACAAAATACAAGGAACAGCAGTAGTGCACTAA
- a CDS encoding glycosyltransferase family 61 protein, with amino-acid sequence MKKYPVYSLVKGFFDSSTRKVSMLMPAWKKYRIVDIVPPAPTHLPALPANYDMLPSAFATAFKKEIEFEHHKIYSVQNVYVSWDGAVFKDLQIFVPSLVRPEFKSRFQDTFLLRQWFGERVELPESEPGIAVAHNQWSAENYYHWLVDTLPRLLILRNQYPGYLLLVPQPLPPKQLPDYINKSTSVFGFDKLYPLTTRQILKAKQVVLAELTAESLFQKPDLIRQVQRELIASLCAEDVTPTRRIYASRATQSVRRLANEDELEQLLSMHGFETVFFEKLTFLEQIQLMRETTIFMGTHGASMTNLMFLPPEAKVIELLNRDNGDLCYFRLASCFSLPYFCVPCESTDSSLLNQSDLLVDIEELKNIISVSVEQPI; translated from the coding sequence ATGAAAAAGTATCCTGTCTATAGTCTGGTAAAAGGCTTTTTTGACTCTAGCACCAGAAAGGTTTCTATGTTGATGCCAGCATGGAAAAAATATCGGATAGTGGATATAGTTCCGCCTGCTCCAACGCACTTGCCCGCCTTGCCCGCTAACTATGACATGTTACCGTCGGCGTTTGCTACCGCCTTCAAGAAGGAAATCGAATTCGAGCATCACAAAATATATTCTGTTCAAAACGTATATGTGTCTTGGGATGGTGCAGTTTTCAAAGACTTGCAAATATTTGTTCCAAGCTTAGTTCGCCCTGAGTTTAAAAGTAGATTCCAAGATACTTTCTTGCTAAGGCAGTGGTTTGGTGAGCGAGTGGAATTGCCCGAATCGGAGCCTGGAATTGCAGTTGCGCATAATCAGTGGTCTGCAGAAAATTATTACCATTGGCTAGTAGATACGCTCCCTAGATTATTAATACTACGCAATCAATATCCTGGCTATTTGCTTCTGGTACCGCAGCCTCTTCCCCCTAAACAGCTGCCGGATTATATAAACAAGAGTACTTCTGTGTTCGGGTTTGATAAGCTATACCCGTTAACTACCAGACAAATTCTGAAGGCGAAGCAGGTGGTATTAGCAGAGCTTACTGCCGAATCACTTTTCCAGAAACCAGACTTGATAAGGCAAGTGCAAAGAGAGCTTATTGCCTCCCTTTGCGCGGAAGATGTTACCCCAACTAGAAGGATTTACGCTTCTCGGGCCACTCAATCGGTGAGGCGTTTGGCCAATGAAGACGAGCTAGAGCAGCTGTTGTCTATGCACGGGTTTGAGACTGTGTTCTTCGAGAAGCTGACTTTTCTGGAGCAGATACAGCTCATGCGTGAGACTACCATCTTCATGGGTACGCACGGAGCCAGCATGACCAATCTGATGTTCTTGCCTCCGGAAGCAAAGGTGATAGAGCTATTGAACCGTGACAACGGTGACCTGTGCTACTTCAGGTTGGCATCCTGTTTCTCACTGCCGTACTTCTGCGTGCCGTGTGAGAGTACGGATAGTAGCCTGCTTAACCAGTCTGACCTGTTAGTCGACATAGAGGAGCTCAAGAACATAATCTCGGTAAGTGTAGAGCAACCTATTTGA